Within Phycodurus eques isolate BA_2022a chromosome 7, UOR_Pequ_1.1, whole genome shotgun sequence, the genomic segment aggtccatacaGGTGTGCTTGGAGGAGTTTGGTGCGGAAGAACCCAttgactgttaaaaaaataaaacaaaatactgtagctgATTCCGAAGGAATCAGGAATGATTGTGAGCCATGCCTGCTTTCAGCTCCAAATTCATAGACAGTGGTGCCtggagatacgagtgacccgacttgcatatttttcgagatacgagccgttgttctgacaatttttgctttgacttgcaagtaaAAATTCGGGATACGGGCTCTGTATGggggcagtgaactcaactcactaaAGGCTTCTTCATACTCACGCAGGCGGTGACCGTGCTGACGTCattgcggctatcccgcgcgtagtttgcctttatactcgagcgcaacccacatgcgctgttttgaaaatgtgctgcagttctccaaTTTGGGCGTGTCGCTcaggctggtattggctaggacaccacagggtggagtttcttCTGCATTTGATGGCcctttccggtagccgtttttactttcctttccgaaacaaggaacaaagcaacaacaatggagaccgtggaacagtgtctgctagaacaaatggacctagatgaccagatgatacgtttaattatgctgcaaaatcgatcaagaaggcggcgccGGCgatggtatgtggaaccaaggggaaagctgagtatgtcatcacagcatgtgactaaaacagatCAATCAAcacaagagatgatctccgcggcattctgcgCGTGGTGACAATTTGTGCCGTGGGCGCATCAAGTGCCACATAGGGGCCGTGCGGCCCAATGCATCGGTCCCGTGATACAACGCGGGCGCTGTCGGCCGCGCGagtgcgggagtataaagaggccttaacaaCAAGTTACGGTTTGCCAGATCATTGGcaatctttgaaaaaaaagaggctttaagccagttgaactgtcaaactaaacaaaaaagataattacacattgtgtctTTCAAACAACCGAAGAATTTTGCCTTCATGTCCGCTAACttaatgcaaacacaaaatTCGAAACACTCATAGATGGGCTCACAAATaccatctactgtatgtggcggtattataacgctttaagcaactaatatttgaacacaaacagtgaagcaacacatgtagtcacagacatatattctttatcctctgcaaaaaaaataattaaaaataccaCTGCAGTTACCGAGTCACTGagcttcatttgtgtctgcatgactgtattatactgccgcccagtggccaagtcacacacactgGAATCATTTTCCATacgagttacgagcatggtcacggaacaaattaaaatcgtatttcagggcaccactgtattttgagCTCATGCAGGTAAAATGTCCATGTGTCAGAATATTTGTGCATTCTCGCTTATATAAGATCAGGCATGTAAAGGCAAAGTCCATCAGCTTTAAGCTTGGCTGAACCGTGTCTGGCAGTGTGTATTTCCTGTTACAGACGCATTGAGTCACATTCTTCCCACTGCCTCCTGCAGCCTTCACTTCCCTCCAGCTGCGCAGCCCCAACTTCAATGACGGCCAGGTTAATAGCCGGGTCAAAATAGCTTAACGCTACATTAACTCACTAATCCCTGTTCTTCACTCCAGCTAAACTAACCTTGTGTATCTCGAGTCCATCTGACACGGATAAGTGCTGGATTAGAGCGGCCCACCAGAGCTTGGGAACACTGGCGaaaagtgtgtgtgagaaagcCTTTGACGTACACCAGACAAGCAGAAAAACCGACATAAAGAAAGAGCAAAAGCACACTTACTGAGGTGTAGCTGGTCTTGCCTACGTTGTGGTTCTGGTTATAATTGAGGTTCTGGTTCTCCTGCTCTCGGCACTGAAGCCCTGCCAGATGCCTCTCCAAGGCTGCCCAGTCCATGGTGGGCAGAGTCTCTTCTTCTACACTCTCCTCTTCTCTGTAACCCCCCTTACGTCCCACAGTCCCAacaccgcctcctcctcctccacctccactGCCCCCGCCAGTGCTGCGGCTCCCCCTGCCTTGACTGAATCTGTGTTGCCTGGGCTTGGGTGTCCCTGTGAGTCCCCCCTGTGGTGTACCATGGGAGTGGGGCAGGTTGTTGCGGGGCAAAATGAGATTCCCGTTTTGTTTAAGTTCATCAGGGGCGGCGACGGTGGCGGCGGTGCATCTGCTGGGGGCCAGGAGGGGCGGAACAGTCTTTATATCCTGCAATTCTTCGGGGAGGCTGCGGCTGCTCTTCCTGTAAACCTCACCGATCTCGTCGGGCCTCACAATGCCACCTCCGCTTTCCTCCTGACCCGGAGCCTGCGGAGAAGCGCAGTTGTCTCCGTACTCGCTCTCCCACTCCTCCATCACCTTCTTCTTGTACTCTTGGTAGTCCTCGTCCTCCTCATAGTCCTCAAGGGTGACAAGGTCCAGAGAAGGTGATGATTTGTAGACATCCAGCGTGGCCAGGTCAGGAGAAGGGGAGCAGGGAGTAACTTTGTTGGAGTTGGACTCTGAGCTCGAGCGACTGGACGCGTCGCTCCCCAGGTCCATACCATCCTCCCGGTAATCCTGTAGCAACACAAGGGAAGACAAATGCCGTTAGAAAGAGACAGATGGGAGGATGCATGCAAATAGAAGAACATTCAGACCCTCTGTGTATCCCTCAAGGTACAAGCTCCACTAATGTATTCCATGGAGATAATTATTTGACTCTAGGATAACTGTGCACCTTTTGCAGGACAGAAACGTTTCGGACACTGTATATTCCCAAACTATTAGGCGAGTATCGAGGGTAAAAAAAGCAGCAGCCTTGAGCCACAATTTTGTAATTCTTTTGGGGAAGTTGTGTATTGAAATATCAGATGTGCAGGGAGCCAGTTTCTAtgcatccatcccttttctatagtgcttgtcctcattagggtcaacagtgagctggaggctatcccagttgactttgggctaGAGGCGGACTACACAATGGGGGGTGTGCGGCTGGACCTTCTCCACTGGAAGCTAATTGGGCCGGTGGCAACTGAGTTGGAAGCAAATCgtcagggggtgggggggggcagtgGAATTAGACGGACTGTCCCAATCGAACGCTAATCATCGACGGGGTGGAGGAGTACAATGTGGCCCGCTACCAAATTGCCTACGGCCtgcccggtggttggggacaaCTGCTTTAAGTTACAATGCACACCAATTTCCATCAAATGAGACTTCCAAGGAATAATGGTGTTTAGCCTTTCCAGACCACAAAAGGTGTAATCCCAATTTTGGAATGGTGGAAAGTGTCagtgataaaaaaacaaaagtggttCCTTTGAGGTGTGACAAGACATATCATATCAGTCAGAGGTGTCGAACTCAGCCGTCGAGACTGAGACTcaacatattattacatatacacaacaaattgatgaataactagttttgaaatcagaagtcagggataatagtttgttcaaatattgttcCAGAACTGTAAAAAGGGTtctggtaataaaaaaaaaaatctcaattttataatttattacatgaaattgtggtacagattttagcaagagtcatcgaagttgatgcacatgatttgcttttgtgggccacataaaaggatgtggcaggccagatttggcccctggtcattgagtttgacacctgagcGTTGTAcgatccatacatccattttctgtagcgtttatcctcatttgggtcaggggtgagctgaagcctatccctgACTTTGGGCTTGTCTGGctatcagccaatcgcagggctgaTATTGTATCACAGAAGGTAAAATCTATCAAAAAATAGGAGCACATCAGGTACACTGAGTCAATTTACATCAATTAGGGTACAATATACACTAATGTAGCTCATAAGCCTAATTATTACACTCCAAAGTAACTGTGTCGTTTCTTGAGCCAAAGGGTTGCAGGTACCTGTATGTTACCGAATGGTTAATTTAAAGTTAGTGATCCAATAGCTGTACAAACGTTACTTGGAACTGTATTCCTCAAGGTAGGCTACAATTATACTATAAGAGAAGCTGTCCAAAGACTGAGCGAGCAGGAAAGGACAATAAAGGTAGACTATACTTGGCATGGCAGTTTGAGACCAGCAGGCTCAAACTTCCCACTTCCTGTCCAGCAGGAACTTGCTGTCTGCTCATAATTTTGCAGCCACAGCCTCTTTTCGGCCGCTAATTCTTGTAAAGATTTCCTTGCATGTTTTGGAGTGAGCCCAGACACAAAAACAGAGCGCACATAGCTACAGTACATAACCTCTGCATGGTAACCCAAACACCGAGTGCTACAACAGCACAAGCCCACAGGAACGCAGCAGAGTGTTACGACGGCTTCGAGTGAGTGGCACGGACACGTCACCACACATTCACAACACACCGTCACGGTCTGGCGGCTCCTGAGCTGTAGCGTAACCTTGACTCTCTGCTCTTCCCTCGCCCCCTTCTGCAATCACCACCTGACTGATTAGTTCCCAGGTAATGAAAACGTCCTTGCTGTTTACAACCGTTCACAGATCTCCACCTGACCTGAGCGCTCCCTCGCATCTGTCAGGGAGGTGCCAAATTGTTGTGCCGCGCGGCCACAAATTTATGACGTCTTTCCTAAGAAAGCTACATTAGGAGTTGTcctaaaatcaaataaaaaagataTATGAAGACAGACTATGACTGCTTCTAGTAAGAGTACCTGTCTGTCGTAGAGGCAAAACACAATAACAATATTATTAGCCATCATTTCCAGCATGTTTACATCAAGCCTTCTGGGCAAGACAGGAAATTTACAGCCACCAGTCACTTCACTAGGGACACCTGCACACTCGGGTGGGTAGGGAGTGTTCCAGCACGCCAACGTTCATCTCAGGCAGGAACTGTCCGATGCTCGGGGTACTGTGAGGAGGCACGTTAACATGGTCTTTTGGTAAATGTGCTGGTTAATCGTCTGACCCAaactgaaggggaaaacttgtagtttgggtttTAAATATCTCTTTTGAGTCCTGAAACCT encodes:
- the schip1 gene encoding schwannomin-interacting protein 1 isoform X2, yielding MMTDYREDGMDLGSDASSRSSSESNSNKVTPCSPSPDLATLDVYKSSPSLDLVTLEDYEEDEDYQEYKKKVMEEWESEYGDNCASPQAPGQEESGGGIVRPDEIGEVYRKSSRSLPEELQDIKTVPPLLAPSRCTAATVAAPDELKQNGNLILPRNNLPHSHGTPQGGLTGTPKPRQHRFSQGRGSRSTGGGSGGGGGGGGVGTVGRKGGYREEESVEEETLPTMDWAALERHLAGLQCREQENQNLNYNQNHNVGKTSYTSAQKNERESIRQKLALGSFFDDGPGIYTSCSKSGKPSLSSRLQSGMNLQICFVNDSGSDKDSDADDSKTETSLDTPLSPMSKQSSSYSERDATEDDSESLEDMDFLSRQKKLQAEAKLALAMAKPMAKMQVEVEKQNRKKSPVVDLLPHMPHISECLMKRSLKPTDLRDMTLGQLQVIVNDLHSQIESLNEELVQLLVVRDELHMEQDAMLVDIEDLTRHAESQQKHLAEKTLSK
- the schip1 gene encoding schwannomin-interacting protein 1 isoform X1 gives rise to the protein MSMSISMATLSDGSTPDYREDGMDLGSDASSRSSSESNSNKVTPCSPSPDLATLDVYKSSPSLDLVTLEDYEEDEDYQEYKKKVMEEWESEYGDNCASPQAPGQEESGGGIVRPDEIGEVYRKSSRSLPEELQDIKTVPPLLAPSRCTAATVAAPDELKQNGNLILPRNNLPHSHGTPQGGLTGTPKPRQHRFSQGRGSRSTGGGSGGGGGGGGVGTVGRKGGYREEESVEEETLPTMDWAALERHLAGLQCREQENQNLNYNQNHNVGKTSYTSAQKNERESIRQKLALGSFFDDGPGIYTSCSKSGKPSLSSRLQSGMNLQICFVNDSGSDKDSDADDSKTETSLDTPLSPMSKQSSSYSERDATEDDSESLEDMDFLSRQKKLQAEAKLALAMAKPMAKMQVEVEKQNRKKSPVVDLLPHMPHISECLMKRSLKPTDLRDMTLGQLQVIVNDLHSQIESLNEELVQLLVVRDELHMEQDAMLVDIEDLTRHAESQQKHLAEKTLSK